CGACAACGGTACGACGCGTTTCTTCGACAACGGCACGACGTTCTTCGTGGACCCCGACGACCGCGCGAACAGAACCTATACGACGGGCTTCTTCAACGGCACGACGAACTTCTTCGGCACTTACACGACGGACTTTCTGCGGACGGCGGGTCGTCGTCGCCGTCGTGGTCGGTGGACGACCCGCTACAGGAGACGCCGGTTCCGGACGTTCACGACGAACTTCCGCAGGCGACGCCGAGGATACGGCGGAACTACCGTCACCTTCGACGACGGATTCGAACCGGGCGATACCCCGTCCGGCGCGGAGGTTCTCAGACCGCCGGTGACCTTCTCCGGTCGCATCAGTCCCGCCTTCGACGTGGACTACTTCCAGTTCTTCGCGCGGCGCGGCGAGCAGATAATTCTCGACCCCTTGACGGTTACCGGGCCGCTCATCTGGTCGTTCCTCGGGCCGAACCTCGGACTGCTCACGTTCGGTCTCCGACGGACGCAACTGCTCGTTCAAAATACGGGGTTCCAGTACCTGCGTATCGAGTCTCGCGGGAACAACATCGGTCGCTACACGTTCAGGCTGTGGGTGAGAGCTTAGACCGGGTCGCCGAACGCGTACACCGTACTGTGACCGGTAATCTCCACGTCCACGAAGTCGCCCGGTTCGACGCCGTGTTCCGTGGCGTTCTGGACGATGACCTGCCGGTAGGCCTCGTCGTAGCACTTCACGGAGTCGCCCGTACCGGGTTCCACGACGAGAACTTCGTGGGTCTCGCCGACCATGTCGTCGTACGCCTCGCCGACCACATCCATCTTCAGGTCGGACATCTCCTTCGAGCGCTCCTTCTTCAGCGTGCCGCCGAGTCCCTTCATGTCGGCGGCGTCCGTCCCGGGCCGCTTCGAGAAGCGCGTCACGTTGATTTTCTCGGGCCGGGTCTCCTTGAGCAAGGCCAGACTCTGGGCGTGGTCCTCGTCCTCTTCTGTGGGGAAGCCGACGATGAAGTCCGTGCTGAGCGTCCAGTGGTCGAGCGCCTCGTCGAACGTCTCGACGATTTCGACGTACTCCGAGACTTGGTGTTGGCGGCGCATGTCGCCCAGTACGTCGTCGGAGCCAGACTGCACTGGCGCGTGGATGAAATTGTATAGCTTCTCGTTCTCGGCGAAGACTTCCGCGAGTTCGTCCTTGATGCCGTGGACGCCCTTCGGGTTCGCCATGCCGACGCGCACCCGGAACTCGCCCTCGATGTCGCAGATGCGGTCTAGTAGCGTGTGCAACTCACGCTCGCCCTTGTCCCAGCCGTAGACGCCAGTGTCCTGGCCGGTAATTCGAATCTCCTTCGCCCCGGCGTGGACGAGCGCGCGGGCCTTCTCGACGTTCTCTTCGACCGGCGGCGAGTCTATCTTGCCAGTCGCGCGCTTTGTAATGCAGTACGAACAGTCGGACATGCAGCCACGAGCGATGGGGAGGATGCCGATGACCCCATCCAGAATCGGTTCGGCGTCGGGCGTCGTCGTCGGGCACTCGCCGTTCGTCACCGCCGTCGGTACCTCGTCCCAGTGAAGTACGTCGGCGTCCACGCCAGCGTCGTGGAACTCCTCGCCCTGTGCGAGTGCCATGCATCCGGTGACGATGAGGTCGGCAGTCTCGTCTTCGAGTTCTTTGGCCCGCGTCAGCATGTTGCGCTCGGTCTTCTCGACCACCGTGCAAGTGTTGAGGATGGCAACGTCGGCGTCGTCTGCACCCTCGACGCGGTGGTGGCCTGCGTCGCGGAGTCGCCGCTCTATCTCGCGGCTCTCACCCCGGTTCGACGTACAGCCGTAGGTCTCGATGTGATAGCGGGCCATTCGCTACCGGTCTTTCTGCCTACGTGGCCAAAAACGCGACGGATTCGGGTGGTGGAGTCGAACGGCGTATCACCGGGAATGGAAATGCCCGTGACATTTTTGTCAGTTCGGCGAAACCGCTCGGTATGGTCGTCCTCGACACGTTCGGTGACGCGCTTTCGCTCCTCCGTCGTCATCCGACACTCGTGGTGTATCTCTTCGTTACTGGCGTCGTCTCGAACGTCCTCGGCAGCGGCGAGTACCTCGATCTCCCCGACGGCGGGACGCTGTTGTTGAGTCTGCTCTCGCTGGTAGTCGGTCCCGCGATAACGGTCGGCGTCATCGGACTCGTGAACGACGCGGCCGAGAACGCCCGCGTCTCCGTTGGGGCGTTCACCGCGTCGGTACTCCAGAACTAGTTCTCCGCTCTCGCGGCCGGTCTCATCATCGTCCTCGGGATTGTCATCGTCGTCATCGTCGGCTTCATCGCGGCGATGATTCCGCTCGTCAGCATCGTCGTCGTTTTCGCCTTCATCGTCCTCATCATCGCGGCGGCCATCACGCTCCAGTTCGTGGACCTCGCTATCGTCGTGGACGACGCAGGAGCAGTCGATGGTATCGAGCGAAGCTACGAAGTCGCCATCGCCAACCTCGGCGCAGTCATCGGCTACGTTCTCTTCGAACTGCTGTTCGTCTTGCTGATTACTGCACCGTTTCTCGTCTTGTGGTTCGACGACGGATTTACGACGGCTACCCCGACGGTCCAACCGACACCTGCTCTCGTCGGTGCACTCGTCGTCGCCGCGCTCGGTTCGACGGTGTTGCAGACGTATCGCGTGACGTTCTACCGCGCGCTGTCGAATCGAACCTGAACTACTTCCTGACCTCTCCCCGCAACCGGTTCGAGCGCGTAGCTATCGACGCGTCGAGCAGCGTTAAATCCAACCGTACTGTGCCGAAATTTGATTCTCAGCTGGCCGAAGTTTCGGCGTCTCAGGAGTTCTCCGACACATGCGTGGTTTCGGTCGCGTCGCAACCTGCCGTTTCACCTCTCGAATCGATGGCACGTTCGAGGCGGGTCGCGGCGTCAGACGTGACCAACTGCCCGCCTCCAGCGAACTACCGCAATCGTGACGCGTCAACCGAAGCTGCTTACATCGGCGAATCGCCAGTTGACGCGGTCGAAAACTGTCTCAGACGCTGACGCTTACGAGCGTCTGCGAGGAAGTGTAGGATACTGGTCCGTTTCGTGGCACCACGTCAGAGTCGTCGAGCCTGACCGACGATTGTTCGAAATACCGATAAATCGGCCGAGATGGCTACTCGCGGGCGGTACAGAGTACGACGGAGTCACAGAAACCACGAACCAGTGTTGGAGCAAATAACAAAATCCCTGGATGGTGGCTCTGTGTTGGTGCGTCGGGACCGTGCGACTTTCTCGGTCGCTGCTCGGCGCTCAATCATGAACACGTACCAAATACTGCTGCAAGCGGACGACGGTGGACTGTTCGGTGACCTACCGGGATGGCTGGGAAACGCACTCTCGGAAATCGTCGCGGCGCTTCCCAGACTAATCGGAGCGATAGTCATCCTCCTCCTCGGTTGGCTCGTCGGTCGGACACTCGGCGGATTCGTATCGCGACTCTCGGATAGAGTCGGCCTCGACCAGCGTACACGCTCCACGCCGCTCGGTCGCATGTTCGGCGAGTCCCGAAACGCCGTCTCGAACTTCCTCGGCAAAGTGACGGCGTGGTTCGTCTACGCGCTGGCCATCCTCGCGGCCGCGAACACGCTGGCGATAGAGACGCTGTCGGAGTGGATTGCGACCGCGGTGTCGTACCTGCCTGCGTTCGTCGCGGGCCTGCTGGTCATCATCCTCGGGTTCATAGTCTCGGACTTCGTCGGCGACGCAATCGAGCGTACGCGGGCGGCGACCGAGACAGCCTACACGACGTGGTTCGCCACGGGCGTCCGGTTCTTCCTCTACTTCGCGGCCATCGTCATCGGTCTCGACACGATGGGCATCGACGTACAGATTCTGTACGTGTTCGCCCAAGCGTTGTCGTGGGGACTCGCCGCGGGCGTCGCGCTCGCCATCGGTATCGCGTTCGGGTGGGGTGGCCACGACTACGTGGCAGCGCACATCGACGACTGGATGGGCCGCGCTCGACAGGGGACGCCGACGCCCTCCTCGGAGACGGCGGACGACGACTGAGTCGCTGTGAACTGTTGACCAGAATATATTTTTCCGTGGGCTGAGCAGGAGATAGTATGCCCTCCAGACGACGTTCTCTTGCGGCCCTCGACAAGCGACGCTCCCACGATTCTCTCGACAGACGCCAGTATCTCGCAACTATCGGGTCCGTCGGCGCGGTTGCACTCGCAGGGTGTACCACTGGCGGCGACTACGACGAGGCCGCCGATTCGGCAGGCAAAACGACCGACTGGCCGACGCTCGCTCACGACGGAGCGAACACGGGATACAACCCCGAAAGTCGCGGCCCCGAGTCGAGCGTCAAGGAGCGATGGAAGACACCCGTCTCCTCGCCGACTGCACCGCCTGCCGTCGCAGACGGTCGGGTGTACGTCCCGGCGGGCGACACGCACGACTGTTTCGCGGCCGACTCCGGAGAATCGCTCTGGAGCTACGATTTCGACAAAGAGGGCCGGGGTATGTCGGTGTGGTCCGCGCCCACCGTTCGTGACGGACTGGTCTACATTTCCGGCGGCAACAGGGACGCCTTGCTCGTCCTCGACGCCAAGACCGGCGAAGAAGTTCGAGCGTTCGAAACGGAGGGCGAAGTCTCGGCCGCACCTCGATTCGACCACGACGGGCGATTTATCTACGCCGTCACGCGCGACGGGTGGGTTCATTGCTTCGACCTGAACGACAACGACGAGGAGTGGCGCACCGAACTGTTCGGTCATATAGCCGCACCGCCAGCAGTGTCGGAGACTTCGCCACTGCTCTACGTCGCCACCGAGGGCGGCGAGGTGTTCGCGCTCTCGAAGTTCGACGGCGAGGGTTCGTGGCGACAGAAGCTACCGGGGATGGTCAACACCGCTCCAGCAGTCGTCAGTCGGCGTCTCTACGTCCTCCCGTTCGGTGGCAAACTCCACTGTCTGAACACCGGCCGAGTCGGCAAAATAGAGTGGACGAGCGACGACCGCGTGTTCACCGACCACCACCTCGCAGTCGCCGACGGACGCGTCTTCGCCTCTGGCGCAGACGGCGTCGTCGCTATCGACCGCGAGTCCGGGAAGACCGACTGGACGGTCTCCACGAAAGACAACGTAAACTGCGCGCCTGCGGTCGCTGGCGACACGCTCTACATCGGCGACGAGGGCGGGCGACTCCACGCCATCAAGACGGGCGGCGGAGTCGGGTTCGGTGGCATCGACGTGAGCGCGCGCCGCTGGAAACTCGACTTGGGGGTTCGCGTGCGCGAAGGAATCGCAGTCTCTGGTGGTCGCGTCTACGCCTACACGAAACCGCCGAAGGGGGAAGGCTACGTCCACGCGCTGGAAGCGAAGTAGCTGAAAGTCGCCTCAGTAGTTCTGTCGGAAGTCCTCGACGATTTCGACGCCCGAACTCGCGCCGATGCGTTCCGCGCCTGCGTCGAACATCGCTCGGGCCTGTTCGTAGTTACCGACGCCGCCGCTGGCCTTTACAGGGAGATACTCGCTCATCAGTTCCACGTCTTCGACTTTCGCGCCGCTCTCGGCGAATCCGGTGGAGGTCTTGACGAACGCCGCGTCGGCGTCTTTCGCGGCCTGACAGGCGTCGTGTTTCTCCTCGTCGGTGAGCAGGGCTGTCTCGATGATGACCTTCACTGGGATGGGAACCGCGGCGACGACTTCCTCGATGTCTTGGCGGACTGCTTCGGTTTCTCCGGCCTTGAGTCGGCCGACGTTGATGACCATGTCCAGTTCGTCCGCGCCGTCCTCGTAGGCGATGGCCGCTTCTTCACGCTTGGCGGCGGTGGCGTGCTGTCCGTGCGGGAAGCCGATGACCGTAGCGAGGGTCACGTCGGGAGTGTACTCCGCCGCTTCGGCGACGTAGCACGGCGGGATGCAGGCGTTCAGGCCGTACTCGTCGGCGTCGTCTAAGACCTGCTGTACGTCGGCGAAGGTCGTCTCGGGTCCGAGGACCGTGTGGTCGATGCTCGCGGCGAGTTCGGCGTCGTTCATGCTAACAGGTGGTGTTTGGGGTTTCAAATGTCCTCCGACTCTAGCAGTGTGCGAGGGTGCGTGGTATTCGGTGGGAAAGAGTCGTTCTGCTCGGTGCGAACCAGAGCGATAGCTTGAGTTGATTCTGTGGAGTCCGCGAGATTAGTGGATTCTGAGAACCGGAAGCTAGCTACTCCCGAAACCACGGAGAGAACGTGTCGCCACCGTACCGCCACCGTGCCACCGCGCACAGCCACACCCTTCTCACCCGACTCCACCGTC
The sequence above is a segment of the Halorussus halophilus genome. Coding sequences within it:
- a CDS encoding outer membrane protein assembly factor BamB family protein; its protein translation is MPSRRRSLAALDKRRSHDSLDRRQYLATIGSVGAVALAGCTTGGDYDEAADSAGKTTDWPTLAHDGANTGYNPESRGPESSVKERWKTPVSSPTAPPAVADGRVYVPAGDTHDCFAADSGESLWSYDFDKEGRGMSVWSAPTVRDGLVYISGGNRDALLVLDAKTGEEVRAFETEGEVSAAPRFDHDGRFIYAVTRDGWVHCFDLNDNDEEWRTELFGHIAAPPAVSETSPLLYVATEGGEVFALSKFDGEGSWRQKLPGMVNTAPAVVSRRLYVLPFGGKLHCLNTGRVGKIEWTSDDRVFTDHHLAVADGRVFASGADGVVAIDRESGKTDWTVSTKDNVNCAPAVAGDTLYIGDEGGRLHAIKTGGGVGFGGIDVSARRWKLDLGVRVREGIAVSGGRVYAYTKPPKGEGYVHALEAK
- a CDS encoding tRNA (N(6)-L-threonylcarbamoyladenosine(37)-C(2))-methylthiotransferase, with amino-acid sequence MARYHIETYGCTSNRGESREIERRLRDAGHHRVEGADDADVAILNTCTVVEKTERNMLTRAKELEDETADLIVTGCMALAQGEEFHDAGVDADVLHWDEVPTAVTNGECPTTTPDAEPILDGVIGILPIARGCMSDCSYCITKRATGKIDSPPVEENVEKARALVHAGAKEIRITGQDTGVYGWDKGERELHTLLDRICDIEGEFRVRVGMANPKGVHGIKDELAEVFAENEKLYNFIHAPVQSGSDDVLGDMRRQHQVSEYVEIVETFDEALDHWTLSTDFIVGFPTEEDEDHAQSLALLKETRPEKINVTRFSKRPGTDAADMKGLGGTLKKERSKEMSDLKMDVVGEAYDDMVGETHEVLVVEPGTGDSVKCYDEAYRQVIVQNATEHGVEPGDFVDVEITGHSTVYAFGDPV
- the deoC gene encoding deoxyribose-phosphate aldolase; translated protein: MNDAELAASIDHTVLGPETTFADVQQVLDDADEYGLNACIPPCYVAEAAEYTPDVTLATVIGFPHGQHATAAKREEAAIAYEDGADELDMVINVGRLKAGETEAVRQDIEEVVAAVPIPVKVIIETALLTDEEKHDACQAAKDADAAFVKTSTGFAESGAKVEDVELMSEYLPVKASGGVGNYEQARAMFDAGAERIGASSGVEIVEDFRQNY
- a CDS encoding mechanosensitive ion channel family protein, with the protein product MNTYQILLQADDGGLFGDLPGWLGNALSEIVAALPRLIGAIVILLLGWLVGRTLGGFVSRLSDRVGLDQRTRSTPLGRMFGESRNAVSNFLGKVTAWFVYALAILAAANTLAIETLSEWIATAVSYLPAFVAGLLVIILGFIVSDFVGDAIERTRAATETAYTTWFATGVRFFLYFAAIVIGLDTMGIDVQILYVFAQALSWGLAAGVALAIGIAFGWGGHDYVAAHIDDWMGRARQGTPTPSSETADDD